The Meriones unguiculatus strain TT.TT164.6M chromosome 9, Bangor_MerUng_6.1, whole genome shotgun sequence genome window below encodes:
- the LOC110549693 gene encoding disks large homolog 5-like has protein sequence MWARLRSFFGKENVDSRKIQERQKADGLPSHFKISRNKLSWGRHSESWAEDVGLLPLCPGASGETPSPTKLPSKKQVKKEMDRLTTQLQLMTRERNELRDRLILITEGSLDNRPYYRPNPFYERLMTQHKQVILDLQTLEQEHTEASQNLKELDKETGFYSNLHSRLLMEQAQLKKKVDMMTQDNETVQENWVLLKHQLAEMQQICKDQEEETSDLQTPQLDKVWNHLPT, from the exons ATGTGGGCGAGACTGAGAAGTTTCTTTGGGAAAGAGAATGTGGACAGTCGAAAAATCCAAGAGAGGCAGAAGGCAGATGGCCTtccatctcattttaaaatatcaagaaaTAAGTTGTCCTGGGGAAGACACAGTGAGTCTTGGGCAGAGGACGTGGGCTTGTTG cctctgtgtcctg GGGCCAGTGGGGAGACACCATCTCCCACAAAGCTCCCCTCCAAGAAGCAGGTGAAGAAGGAAATGGACAGGTTGACCACTCAGCTGCAGCTGATGACCAGGGAGAGAAATGAGCTGAGAGATCGCCTGATCCTCATCACAGAAGGATCCTTGGACAACAG GCCCTACTACAGGCCAAATCCTTTCTATGAGAGACTGATGACACAGCATAAACAGGTGATATTGGACCTGCAGACCTTAGAGCAGGAGCACACTGAAGCCTCACAGAACCTCAAGGAGCTCGACAAGGAGACTGGCTTCTATAG CAACCTCCACAGCCGGCTCCTGATGGAGCAGGCTCAGTTGAAGAAGAAGGTGGACATGATGACGCAGGACAATGAGACAGTGCAAGAGAATTGGGTCCTGCTAAAGCACCAGTTGGCGGAAATGCAGCAGATTTGTAAGGACCAAGAGGAGGAGACCAGCGACCTCCAGACACCGCAACTGGACAAGGTCTGGAACCATTTGCCCACTTGA